The following proteins come from a genomic window of Armatimonadota bacterium:
- a CDS encoding ferredoxin, with amino-acid sequence MVTGTDTKEEGLPPMSRRGFIGSVCVASLAAGLLLAWDGLVGSAPTGRETGLQLAASPAENVPTADPATVDATAGAGGQSAGRGTPKVLVHKCTGCGKCVRIAPGTFALNRSTHKAYVRNPAGDPPPIIVKAAKACPTGAIRLE; translated from the coding sequence ATGGTTACCGGAACTGATACGAAGGAAGAGGGTCTGCCGCCGATGTCTCGGCGTGGCTTCATCGGGTCGGTGTGTGTGGCAAGTCTGGCGGCGGGATTGCTCCTGGCATGGGACGGGCTCGTCGGGTCGGCGCCCACGGGCAGGGAAACTGGCCTCCAACTGGCTGCATCCCCCGCGGAGAACGTGCCGACGGCGGATCCCGCAACTGTGGATGCAACCGCCGGCGCCGGGGGGCAGTCTGCAGGCAGGGGAACGCCCAAAGTCCTTGTGCACAAGTGCACGGGTTGCGGCAAGTGCGTCCGCATCGCGCCGGGAACTTTCGCGCTCAATCGCAGCACGCACAAAGCGTACGTCAGGAACCCCGCGGGCGATCCGCCGCCGATCATCGTGAAGGCGGCGAAGGCCTGTCCCACGGGCGCGATCAGGCTTGAGTGA